The Candidatus Sysuiplasma jiujiangense genome includes a window with the following:
- a CDS encoding V-type ATP synthase subunit D, whose protein sequence is MPAQQIKPTRIELIRTNRRIRLAKRGLDLLKMKRNALVMEFFNISRTIRGLRENLRDDVGRAIASVREAELINGAMEIERVAQMSANFNVGVGAKNVMGVRVPQVSFKAGTTVLTPLYRATSVPSAVNDAIKQFEKVFSSMIEIAEKENAMRRLLQEIDKTKRRSNAIENMLIPQLSAAAKMIRMRLDEIERDTFTTLKVIKKKLVMREETAEAA, encoded by the coding sequence TTGCCTGCACAGCAGATCAAGCCCACAAGGATTGAGCTCATTCGAACAAACAGGAGAATCAGGCTTGCAAAGAGAGGTCTGGATCTGCTCAAAATGAAGAGGAACGCACTCGTAATGGAGTTTTTCAATATCAGCAGGACGATCAGAGGACTGAGAGAAAACCTTAGAGACGATGTCGGAAGAGCCATCGCTTCGGTCAGGGAGGCTGAACTGATCAACGGTGCGATGGAAATTGAAAGAGTTGCGCAGATGTCCGCAAATTTCAACGTCGGAGTGGGAGCAAAGAATGTCATGGGTGTAAGGGTGCCGCAAGTTTCCTTCAAAGCTGGAACAACTGTGCTTACCCCACTCTACAGAGCGACATCTGTTCCTTCGGCAGTCAACGATGCGATCAAACAGTTCGAAAAGGTTTTTTCATCCATGATCGAAATTGCGGAAAAGGAGAATGCAATGAGAAGACTTCTTCAGGAGATAGACAAGACAAAAAGACGGTCGAACGCAATTGAGAACATGCTCATTCCACAGCTGAGCGCAGCGGCAAAGATGATTAGAATGAGACTCGATGAGATCGAGAGAGACACATTCACGACACTCAAAGTAATTAAGAAGAAACTGGTAATGAGGGAAGAGACTGCGGAGGCTGCTTGA
- a CDS encoding V-type ATP synthase subunit B, with the protein MPGVSYKSISQISGPLLFVENVQNAAYNELVEITTADGTTRTGQVLDTGKGLAVVQVFGATSGLDIGRTKVKFSGSTARINVSDEMLGRIFNGLGAPVDGGPQIVSKENIEIVGNAINPYSREEPSEFIETGVSTIDGMNTLVRGQKLPIFSGSGLSHNMVAAQIARQAKVIGKGESFAVIFGAMGITSEEANYFINEFRNTGALSRAVLFLNLSSDPSMERIILPKVALTTAEYLAYEREMHILVILTDMTNYCEALREISAAREEVPGRRGYPGYMYTDLSTIYERAGKIRGKNGSITQLPILTMPGDDITHPIPDLTGYITEGQTVLSRDLQRKGIYPAIDVLPSLSRLMNQGIGSRRTREDHRGVADQLYSAYANGKDLRSLSAIVGEEALGANDRLYLKFADEFEDRFVRQGVYEDRSIETTLDLGWELLSVLPETEMKRVKKEFIGKYGKWRGS; encoded by the coding sequence ATGCCCGGAGTTAGCTACAAGTCAATATCACAGATATCGGGACCTCTCCTTTTTGTCGAAAATGTACAGAATGCCGCATACAATGAACTTGTCGAGATCACCACGGCAGACGGTACAACGAGGACCGGACAGGTCCTGGATACAGGCAAAGGACTTGCCGTAGTCCAGGTGTTCGGTGCCACTTCGGGTCTTGATATAGGCAGAACCAAGGTGAAATTCTCCGGCAGCACGGCACGGATTAATGTCTCCGATGAAATGCTAGGACGGATATTCAACGGTCTTGGGGCACCAGTAGACGGTGGGCCGCAGATAGTCAGCAAAGAAAATATCGAGATCGTTGGTAACGCGATCAACCCCTACTCGCGTGAAGAACCGTCAGAGTTCATTGAGACCGGCGTTTCCACAATAGACGGAATGAACACGCTTGTAAGAGGACAGAAACTCCCAATCTTCTCGGGATCAGGGCTTTCACACAACATGGTTGCCGCACAAATTGCCAGACAGGCAAAGGTAATAGGAAAGGGGGAGAGCTTTGCCGTGATATTCGGCGCAATGGGAATAACAAGTGAGGAGGCAAATTACTTCATAAATGAGTTCAGGAACACAGGGGCGCTTTCCAGAGCTGTACTGTTCCTCAATCTCTCATCGGATCCTTCAATGGAGCGGATAATCCTTCCCAAGGTCGCTCTGACTACAGCCGAGTACCTTGCTTATGAGAGAGAAATGCACATACTCGTCATCCTTACGGACATGACAAACTATTGTGAAGCTCTGAGAGAAATTTCGGCTGCCCGGGAAGAAGTGCCCGGGAGGAGAGGCTACCCCGGCTACATGTACACTGATCTGAGCACCATATATGAACGCGCCGGCAAGATAAGAGGGAAAAATGGCTCAATAACACAGTTACCGATACTGACGATGCCCGGAGACGACATTACGCACCCGATACCGGACCTGACAGGATACATAACCGAAGGTCAGACCGTTCTAAGCAGAGACCTGCAGAGGAAGGGGATATATCCCGCTATCGACGTCCTGCCCTCGCTGTCCAGACTGATGAACCAGGGAATAGGCTCCAGGAGAACGAGAGAAGATCACAGGGGAGTGGCAGATCAGCTTTATTCAGCCTATGCAAACGGAAAGGACCTGCGTTCTCTGAGTGCGATAGTCGGTGAAGAGGCACTGGGGGCCAACGACAGGCTATACCTGAAATTCGCCGATGAATTCGAAGACAGATTCGTCCGGCAGGGTGTTTATGAAGACAGATCCATTGAGACAACACTGGATCTGGGTTGGGAACTGCTCAGCGTGCTTCCAGAAACGGAAATGAAGAGAGTAAAGAAGGAATTCATAGGCAAATACGGAAAATGGAGGGGGTCATGA